In Rheinheimera sp. MM224, one DNA window encodes the following:
- a CDS encoding TonB-dependent receptor, producing the protein MSQQHTKSGMKLKPLAWLIAVALSGQSQLAQAEQTETGPEKTEPAIETITVTAQKRLQNLMDVPVAIDSISATDLKETNSVLLGDIADYTPGFKFSKDAVVQATATMRGVSSSNISTGGDPSVAIFFDDFYLPRAAQSVMFSDMQRIEILKGPQGTLFGKNAAAGVVNLIPNAPEQTDEGFIKATLGDYSLQRYEAMANKALSDTVAVRLNLMSNQRDSYVNNVYPDYQGEELGNTNHQAARLAALWQASADTKVQFSYDWDDLDQGYSPSIGLSPYAYSMNPLDRTIENDVIDGHERRDMSAFSLKIMHDFNDQWSGKLISSKRQWEVSGRDDTDGTADKTRYLDTINFEDSDIFYNELQLNYHQDQLSYVGGITYSKEKVYQKTSLNIMADTVARLTTANLNGTLISALMEAGVPEEMISGMGLPADHIWNSQNWASILSVMAMVDPSVGALLEQLGATPFSPELVAAIEATGDLTYDAIGAGLGINEIFGPSVAGQLWSEDIINTGDFTSYGVYSDMDYQLNERWGFTAGVRYSRDEKDFSWEIRERSFGQPMPGLTDFLFPVMPRLDANNSWSKWTGRAVTRYHLNDNSMIYLSYSTGYKSGGYDSLDPGSSIRPFAPEEVKNLELGYKADLWDQVRLQLVGFDMDLTNRQRSVSSKTPDSGVAIPIVINGDQDIRGMEMVLDWQATKQLKLGLVTEYRKTESKWQEFYNADGELVTDVDKASSADAYTLTADWTAAQQWAGGYWKLHLDYVYEENTRADDPDLLEIAKSIPVYFADTKNINARLSWSSSDEQWELALWGKNLADHETTGGIGGFAADTLGTPITSLNAPRTYGVEVKYQF; encoded by the coding sequence ATGTCGCAACAGCACACTAAATCCGGCATGAAATTAAAACCACTGGCATGGCTTATTGCAGTGGCACTGAGTGGACAAAGCCAACTGGCACAGGCAGAGCAAACTGAAACCGGGCCGGAAAAAACCGAACCGGCGATAGAAACCATCACAGTCACAGCACAAAAACGGCTGCAAAATCTGATGGACGTGCCTGTCGCTATCGACAGTATTTCGGCCACAGATTTAAAAGAAACCAACTCGGTGTTGCTCGGTGATATTGCCGACTACACACCTGGCTTTAAATTCAGCAAAGATGCCGTAGTTCAGGCGACTGCAACCATGCGAGGAGTGTCCAGCAGCAACATCAGCACAGGCGGCGACCCTTCTGTCGCGATTTTCTTTGATGATTTTTATCTTCCCCGGGCGGCACAAAGCGTGATGTTCTCGGACATGCAGCGCATTGAAATCCTCAAAGGTCCACAAGGTACTTTGTTTGGTAAAAATGCCGCTGCCGGTGTGGTGAATCTTATTCCCAATGCTCCTGAGCAAACCGACGAAGGTTTTATCAAAGCCACGCTTGGTGATTATTCACTGCAACGTTATGAGGCTATGGCAAATAAAGCTTTGAGCGACACTGTTGCAGTGCGGCTGAATCTGATGAGCAATCAGCGGGACTCCTACGTCAATAACGTCTATCCCGACTATCAGGGCGAAGAACTGGGCAATACCAACCACCAGGCCGCGCGACTAGCCGCCTTATGGCAAGCAAGCGCCGATACCAAAGTGCAATTCAGTTACGACTGGGATGACTTGGATCAGGGTTACTCGCCTTCAATAGGCCTGAGCCCCTATGCCTACAGCATGAACCCGCTCGACAGAACCATAGAGAATGACGTGATAGACGGTCACGAACGCCGCGACATGAGCGCATTTTCGTTAAAAATCATGCATGACTTTAACGACCAATGGTCGGGTAAACTGATCAGCAGCAAAAGACAATGGGAAGTTTCAGGACGGGATGACACAGACGGCACCGCAGATAAAACCCGTTATCTGGATACCATCAACTTTGAAGACTCGGATATTTTCTATAACGAACTGCAGCTGAATTACCATCAGGACCAACTGAGTTATGTCGGGGGTATCACCTACAGCAAAGAAAAGGTGTATCAGAAAACCAGTCTGAATATTATGGCGGACACTGTAGCACGCCTGACCACGGCCAATCTAAACGGCACGCTGATATCAGCCTTAATGGAGGCTGGTGTACCGGAAGAGATGATTAGCGGCATGGGTTTACCTGCGGATCACATCTGGAACTCACAAAACTGGGCCAGTATTTTAAGTGTGATGGCGATGGTCGACCCCAGTGTAGGTGCTTTGCTGGAACAATTAGGTGCCACTCCTTTTAGCCCTGAACTGGTCGCGGCTATAGAAGCCACGGGTGACTTAACCTATGACGCCATTGGCGCAGGCCTTGGTATTAACGAAATTTTTGGCCCTTCAGTGGCAGGTCAGCTCTGGAGTGAAGATATCATTAATACCGGGGATTTCACCTCTTATGGGGTCTACTCGGATATGGATTATCAGCTCAACGAGCGCTGGGGTTTTACCGCTGGTGTACGTTATAGCAGGGACGAAAAAGATTTCAGCTGGGAGATCAGGGAACGCTCCTTTGGTCAGCCTATGCCCGGCTTAACAGACTTTTTATTTCCGGTGATGCCACGACTAGACGCCAACAACAGCTGGAGCAAATGGACGGGACGCGCTGTCACCCGCTACCATCTGAACGACAACAGCATGATCTATTTGTCCTATTCCACAGGCTATAAATCCGGTGGTTATGACTCATTGGATCCGGGCTCTTCCATCAGACCTTTTGCACCAGAAGAAGTGAAAAACCTCGAACTGGGTTACAAAGCCGATTTATGGGATCAGGTACGACTGCAACTGGTGGGTTTTGACATGGACCTGACCAACCGTCAGCGTTCGGTCAGCAGCAAAACTCCGGATTCAGGCGTGGCCATACCTATTGTCATTAATGGCGATCAGGACATCCGGGGTATGGAGATGGTGCTAGATTGGCAAGCTACCAAGCAGCTGAAACTGGGTCTGGTGACTGAATACCGTAAAACTGAATCTAAGTGGCAGGAGTTTTATAATGCCGATGGCGAGCTGGTCACAGATGTAGATAAAGCCTCTAGCGCCGACGCTTATACGCTGACCGCCGACTGGACAGCGGCTCAGCAGTGGGCTGGCGGCTACTGGAAGTTACACCTGGATTATGTCTATGAAGAAAATACCAGAGCGGACGATCCGGATTTACTGGAGATTGCTAAGTCTATCCCTGTGTATTTTGCCGATACCAAAAATATCAACGCACGCTTAAGCTGGAGCAGCAGCGACGAGCAGTGGGAACTAGCACTCTGGGGTAAAAACCTGGCTGACCACGAAACAACAGGAGGTATAGGAGGTTTTGCTGCGGATACGCTGGGCACTCCAATCACCTCATTAAACGCTCCCCGCACTTATGGTGTTGAAGTGAAATACCAGTTCTGA
- a CDS encoding cytochrome-c peroxidase: MVTRYDQYDSLHNKGVGGTKTALPKGRDGFSPQQIDLGRFLFFDPLLSANHKQACASCHQPAHGFSDGKALSTGSNGDIGTRSAPGLWNVGFQKKLFWDGRSDTLEHQALIPLFAPHEMANTAEQVLADLTSSALYPELFRQAFPLSTELELSQVAIALAAFQSSLISLNSRYDHYAHGYQQALNDQEIKGLNVFRSFVARCAECHTPPLFTNQQIAVIGTPEPEGMAFDPGAGNSPELSKLRGGFKVPSLRNVGRTAPYMHSGRFATLEEAAEFYTKGRGHAVPKDEKLLLHWHIWEPKLSPEEIQQLAVFLNTLTDESLMPEIPQKLPSGLPLPAELTTLQNNKGSTE, translated from the coding sequence TTGGTAACCCGTTATGATCAATACGATTCGTTGCACAACAAAGGGGTTGGCGGCACAAAAACCGCATTACCCAAAGGCAGAGATGGCTTCAGCCCACAACAAATTGATTTAGGCCGTTTTCTGTTTTTTGATCCTTTGTTATCTGCCAATCACAAACAAGCTTGTGCCAGCTGTCATCAGCCAGCCCATGGTTTTAGTGATGGCAAAGCACTCAGCACTGGAAGTAATGGCGACATAGGCACGCGCAGTGCGCCGGGTTTGTGGAACGTGGGTTTCCAGAAGAAGCTATTCTGGGATGGCCGCTCCGATACGCTGGAGCATCAGGCCTTGATCCCGCTATTTGCTCCACACGAAATGGCCAATACAGCAGAGCAAGTGCTGGCTGATTTAACCAGCAGCGCTTTGTATCCAGAGTTATTCCGTCAGGCTTTTCCTTTAAGTACAGAGCTGGAGCTGAGTCAGGTGGCGATTGCGCTGGCGGCTTTTCAGAGTTCGTTAATTTCACTGAACAGCAGGTACGATCACTACGCTCATGGTTATCAGCAGGCACTGAATGACCAGGAAATCAAAGGCTTAAATGTATTTCGCTCTTTTGTCGCCCGCTGCGCTGAATGTCATACCCCACCACTTTTTACTAACCAACAGATTGCTGTGATAGGCACGCCAGAACCTGAAGGTATGGCCTTTGACCCAGGCGCAGGTAATAGCCCTGAACTCAGTAAGTTAAGAGGTGGTTTTAAGGTGCCAAGTTTGCGCAATGTAGGCCGCACTGCACCTTATATGCACTCAGGCCGTTTTGCCACCTTAGAAGAAGCAGCAGAGTTTTATACGAAAGGCCGTGGTCATGCGGTGCCTAAAGACGAAAAACTGCTGCTGCACTGGCATATCTGGGAGCCTAAACTCAGCCCGGAAGAAATTCAGCAACTGGCGGTTTTTCTGAATACCCTGACCGATGAAAGTCTGATGCCTGAAATTCCGCAAAAATTACCCTCAGGTTTGCCTTTACCGGCAGAGCTGACGACTCTACAAAATAACAAAGGAAGCACAGAATGA
- a CDS encoding response regulator transcription factor, with protein MQQILLIEDDLELSRLVVDFLQSEGYQVSSCGNALKAKKLILAQRFDLIVCDVMLPGSSGFDLVKQIRQQFKGPILFMTAQTSVGSVLQGLELGAQDYLLKPLDPRILLAKIRIFLPPEHASADPQPLLKQHNLTVDRVSGHVVLAGQDICLTNAELQLLLTLLDNYGVAVSRERLFREQLTREYDGTDRTMDGRASRLRRKLQNVDERWNVQVVWGQGYRISYAEATEPQP; from the coding sequence ATGCAGCAAATTTTGCTGATTGAAGATGATCTGGAATTATCACGCCTTGTGGTCGACTTTTTACAGTCAGAAGGCTATCAGGTCAGTAGTTGTGGTAATGCGCTCAAAGCCAAAAAGCTGATACTGGCACAACGTTTTGATTTAATAGTCTGTGACGTGATGTTACCCGGCAGCAGTGGTTTTGATTTAGTGAAACAAATCCGCCAGCAATTTAAAGGCCCTATTTTGTTTATGACGGCGCAAACCTCAGTAGGTTCGGTGTTGCAAGGGCTGGAATTGGGCGCACAGGACTATCTGCTAAAGCCACTGGATCCCCGTATTTTATTAGCCAAAATCCGTATCTTTTTACCACCGGAACACGCCAGTGCCGATCCACAACCTTTGCTGAAACAGCACAATCTAACGGTAGACCGAGTGTCAGGCCATGTCGTGCTGGCAGGACAAGACATTTGCCTGACCAATGCCGAATTGCAATTGCTGCTGACTTTACTGGATAACTATGGCGTCGCTGTCAGCCGCGAACGTTTGTTCCGCGAGCAGCTAACCCGCGAATATGACGGCACAGACAGAACCATGGACGGCAGGGCGTCACGGCTGCGTCGTAAATTACAAAACGTGGATGAACGCTGGAATGTGCAAGTGGTCTGGGGCCAGGGTTATCGCATTAGTTACGCTGAAGCCACGGAGCCACAGCCATGA
- a CDS encoding c-type cytochrome has product MFWNYPLLILVIALYTAATQAAAPEKVSSCNACHAVENQLASKAPSLAGQQQQYLKKQLLQFQSAERGAVAEDSMGQVMAAMAKPLSAEDIDQLSTYFSALPLSVPAAPKIDAALLDKGRRIYIGSCGACHGNKAQGNLELKAPALQLLSRDYLSLQLQHFQTGVRGSSATDKPGRQMAMMSRTLTDADRQAVVAYIGAGLP; this is encoded by the coding sequence ATGTTTTGGAATTATCCTTTATTAATCCTGGTGATCGCGCTGTATACCGCAGCAACTCAGGCTGCTGCCCCGGAAAAAGTCAGCAGTTGTAATGCCTGCCATGCTGTTGAAAATCAGCTTGCAAGCAAAGCTCCGTCTTTGGCCGGACAGCAACAGCAGTATCTGAAAAAGCAGCTGCTGCAGTTTCAGAGTGCTGAACGTGGTGCGGTAGCAGAGGACAGCATGGGGCAGGTGATGGCTGCTATGGCGAAGCCACTTAGTGCTGAGGATATCGATCAGTTATCAACCTATTTCAGTGCTTTGCCACTCTCAGTTCCCGCTGCACCAAAGATTGACGCTGCATTACTCGACAAAGGCCGACGGATTTATATTGGCTCCTGTGGTGCCTGCCATGGCAATAAAGCGCAGGGAAACCTTGAGTTAAAAGCTCCAGCCTTACAACTGTTAAGCCGGGATTACCTGTCGCTGCAATTGCAGCATTTTCAGACAGGCGTCAGGGGCAGCAGCGCGACGGACAAACCGGGCCGACAAATGGCGATGATGAGCCGCACTTTGACCGATGCGGACAGACAGGCTGTGGTCGCTTACATTGGGGCGGGTTTACCATGA
- a CDS encoding TonB-dependent siderophore receptor codes for MLSLRSPSLLAIAVLTALNSIPAYAQQSDQEHSDKQQADKDLEVIEVKGRAQTLYRASQSSVGTRTDTDLELIPQNIQVLPEALIRDQAARQVTDLYRSMSGVSAFSYSGVTFRGFRQDEILYDGVRGDPFNGFAVPQLFNVQEVQLLKGSSGALYGSSAPGGLINYVTKKPQRTAKNQLELGLGNDEYWQGSLELSGPLTDQQAYRFGYYRDSEQPFRWNTKVENEILDLGYLIDLTDSTSLTLQYNTVTQDYQGARLRGVPTDDQGNFLGDRAWNHNEATDFQSLEADVWQVRADHEFNSNWRTDLTWRHYDNTELQNYHEPFCSYDTDGDGVVDYCRRQFRDQRRENTADSVTWNNIVEFSTAGLNHQLLIGADTMTQDSYFLGRNVAPIEQGGKALGISLINPVYGLTSAADYDIDSITSTPTDTTAVRQGFYLQDQLDLTASWNLLLGVRWDSFEDKNNMASSKVDGSDSSWRVGSTYQLTDWVRLYALKGTGFSPQATASQVPEVGGPFEAEQSSIVEAGARFSLLDDAIRLNVATYEMIRNNILQADPRGDVGGDGRDDQIALGEVKSKGVEVDLLGDLTDSWVLNLNYAYNDTRIVESTSAITNAVGDKFANAPQHQIGLWSRYELDSINSAIAAGMDYVSDQLSIDGQHVKSYTVFDMSWQTRWQHWLFQANVKNLFDKTYATAGFIERTGHFPGEPRRLIVTASYQF; via the coding sequence ATGTTGTCCTTACGCTCTCCTTCGCTATTAGCTATTGCAGTTCTTACTGCTTTGAATTCAATTCCTGCTTATGCCCAGCAGTCAGATCAAGAACATTCTGATAAGCAGCAAGCTGACAAAGATCTGGAAGTGATAGAGGTCAAAGGCCGTGCTCAGACCTTGTATCGCGCTTCTCAAAGCAGCGTAGGCACAAGAACAGATACAGATTTAGAACTGATCCCACAAAATATTCAGGTGCTGCCTGAAGCGCTGATACGCGATCAGGCCGCACGTCAGGTCACAGATTTATACCGCAGCATGAGTGGTGTTAGTGCTTTTAGTTACTCAGGTGTCACTTTTCGCGGTTTCCGCCAGGACGAAATTTTATATGATGGCGTAAGAGGTGATCCATTTAATGGTTTTGCTGTGCCTCAGTTGTTTAACGTGCAGGAAGTACAGTTACTTAAAGGCAGCAGCGGCGCTTTATATGGCAGCAGCGCTCCCGGTGGTTTAATTAACTACGTGACTAAAAAACCACAACGCACAGCGAAAAACCAGCTGGAATTAGGTTTAGGCAATGATGAATACTGGCAGGGTTCGTTGGAATTGAGTGGCCCACTGACAGATCAACAAGCCTATCGTTTTGGTTATTACCGTGATTCTGAGCAGCCGTTTCGCTGGAATACCAAAGTTGAAAACGAAATTCTGGATCTGGGGTATCTGATTGATCTGACCGACAGCACCAGTTTGACGCTGCAATACAATACTGTAACTCAGGATTATCAGGGCGCCCGTTTACGGGGTGTACCTACAGATGATCAGGGTAATTTCCTCGGCGACAGAGCCTGGAACCATAACGAAGCCACAGATTTCCAGTCCTTAGAAGCGGACGTTTGGCAGGTTCGGGCCGATCACGAATTTAACAGCAACTGGCGCACTGATTTGACCTGGCGCCATTACGACAATACCGAACTGCAAAACTACCATGAACCTTTCTGCAGCTATGACACAGATGGGGATGGTGTGGTGGATTATTGCCGCCGTCAGTTCAGGGATCAGCGCCGCGAAAATACTGCAGACAGTGTGACCTGGAACAATATAGTGGAGTTCAGCACTGCGGGTTTGAATCACCAGTTGTTAATTGGTGCAGATACTATGACTCAGGACTCCTACTTTTTAGGCCGTAATGTAGCGCCGATAGAGCAGGGCGGTAAGGCTTTAGGCATTAGCCTGATTAATCCTGTGTATGGCCTGACTTCAGCTGCTGACTACGATATCGACAGCATTACATCCACTCCGACAGACACTACAGCTGTGCGTCAGGGCTTTTATCTGCAGGACCAGTTAGATTTAACGGCCAGCTGGAATTTGTTGCTGGGTGTGCGCTGGGATAGTTTTGAAGATAAAAATAATATGGCTTCATCCAAAGTGGATGGTAGTGACAGCTCGTGGCGTGTGGGGTCTACCTATCAGCTAACGGATTGGGTGCGTTTGTATGCACTGAAAGGCACAGGCTTCAGCCCACAGGCAACAGCATCTCAGGTGCCTGAAGTGGGTGGTCCTTTTGAAGCTGAGCAATCCAGTATAGTGGAAGCTGGTGCGCGTTTTTCTTTGTTGGATGATGCGATTCGCCTGAATGTGGCTACCTATGAAATGATCAGAAATAACATACTGCAGGCTGACCCTCGTGGTGATGTCGGTGGTGATGGCCGTGATGATCAAATCGCCTTGGGTGAAGTAAAAAGTAAAGGCGTGGAAGTGGATCTGCTGGGCGATTTAACCGACTCCTGGGTGCTGAATCTGAACTATGCCTACAACGATACCCGTATTGTCGAAAGCACCAGCGCTATTACCAATGCAGTGGGTGACAAGTTCGCTAATGCACCACAACATCAGATAGGGTTATGGAGCCGTTATGAGCTGGATAGTATCAATTCAGCTATAGCAGCTGGTATGGATTACGTTAGCGATCAGTTAAGTATTGATGGTCAGCATGTGAAATCCTACACCGTTTTTGATATGAGCTGGCAAACCCGTTGGCAGCATTGGTTGTTTCAGGCCAATGTGAAAAACCTGTTTGATAAAACTTATGCCACTGCTGGCTTTATTGAACGGACCGGGCATTTTCCTGGTGAACCACGCCGTTTAATAGTTACCGCCAGTTATCAGTTCTGA
- a CDS encoding sensor histidine kinase yields the protein MSYTLLRFYLGIVLVVLLLFFSLNQLYSWVYQRDDLADAAQTMLQHVHQFSQQDKLNCRLSETDDCTDSLFVTYPAGMWQPQPNFIYAVEVMRDQQGNASMCSEMPGGELLCLSQLNLPDGTDFSIDLAHVFILLLLLCLFWLSRNLFRDVETLRMNALQEIKLGHLPAFQLSPKSYLQPLAQSLTRMNQTIADLNSLQREMADTVCHDIKTPLARMRFIMLSLESNISAAHYAQVCRNLLEIEDNVYDYLRLAQQDFRSDLHLSQVPLSQLLQQMIDKFSANTEHQIELTAGPAINIQADEKLLQRALSNLLSNALRYCHTKVWIELSVQGNDCLIDICDDGAGWHSNQQPSPNHSPDGLSHHGIGLAIVTRVANQHGGEFLRMSRAGGGAVARLKLPVGSTYSNS from the coding sequence ATGAGTTATACCCTGCTACGTTTTTACCTTGGCATAGTGCTGGTGGTGTTATTACTGTTTTTCAGCCTGAATCAGTTGTACAGCTGGGTCTATCAGCGCGATGATTTAGCCGACGCTGCCCAAACTATGCTGCAGCATGTGCATCAGTTCAGTCAGCAAGACAAACTCAATTGCCGCTTATCTGAAACAGACGACTGCACCGATAGCTTGTTTGTGACCTATCCGGCAGGCATGTGGCAACCTCAACCGAATTTTATTTATGCCGTCGAAGTGATGCGGGACCAGCAAGGCAACGCCTCTATGTGCAGTGAAATGCCTGGAGGCGAATTACTCTGTTTAAGCCAGCTGAATTTACCTGACGGTACAGACTTCAGCATCGACCTGGCCCATGTGTTTATTTTGTTGCTGTTGCTCTGTTTATTCTGGCTTAGCCGCAACCTGTTCCGCGACGTAGAAACCTTAAGAATGAATGCCTTACAGGAAATAAAGCTCGGTCATCTGCCAGCTTTTCAGCTGAGCCCTAAGTCTTACCTGCAACCTCTGGCCCAATCCCTCACCCGGATGAATCAAACCATAGCGGACTTAAACTCGCTGCAACGGGAGATGGCCGATACCGTCTGTCATGACATCAAAACGCCATTGGCCCGAATGCGCTTTATTATGCTGAGTCTGGAGTCGAATATCAGCGCGGCTCATTATGCTCAGGTCTGTCGTAACTTGTTGGAAATAGAAGACAATGTGTACGATTACCTGCGTCTGGCACAGCAGGATTTCCGTTCCGATCTGCATCTGAGTCAGGTGCCGCTGTCACAGTTGTTGCAACAGATGATTGATAAGTTTTCGGCCAATACTGAGCATCAGATTGAGCTGACAGCCGGGCCTGCGATCAACATTCAGGCTGATGAAAAACTGCTGCAACGCGCCTTATCCAATCTTTTGAGTAATGCGTTACGGTATTGCCATACCAAGGTCTGGATTGAATTGAGCGTACAGGGAAATGACTGCCTGATTGATATCTGCGATGATGGCGCAGGCTGGCATAGCAACCAGCAACCCAGCCCGAATCACAGCCCGGATGGCTTATCGCATCATGGTATTGGTCTGGCGATAGTCACCAGAGTAGCCAATCAGCACGGCGGTGAATTTTTACGTATGAGCAGAGCCGGAGGCGGCGCTGTGGCACGGCTGAAACTACCTGTAGGTTCTACCTACAGCAACAGCTGA
- a CDS encoding DUF3019 domain-containing protein — protein MMALRTLALLLLLCGVVSAAAAADFSLQPRLCLHHAHQACVLKLNVSWQQDNKACLYKKADPTPLLCANSISQQLQLELTGHTSFELRNSATGELLAERRVKVLQVDLNASDQLLKRSRNSWGNP, from the coding sequence ATGATGGCACTTCGTACTTTAGCTTTGCTTTTATTGCTCTGTGGTGTTGTTTCTGCCGCAGCAGCTGCTGATTTTAGTCTGCAACCCAGGCTCTGCCTGCATCACGCGCATCAGGCTTGTGTGCTGAAGTTAAACGTCAGTTGGCAACAGGACAACAAGGCCTGTTTGTATAAAAAAGCCGACCCCACCCCTTTGCTTTGTGCCAACAGTATCAGCCAGCAGCTGCAGTTGGAACTGACAGGGCATACCAGTTTTGAACTGCGAAACTCAGCGACCGGCGAGTTACTGGCAGAACGCAGGGTTAAAGTACTGCAGGTGGATCTAAATGCCAGCGATCAGTTGCTTAAACGCAGCCGCAACAGTTGGGGCAATCCCTGA
- a CDS encoding PepSY-associated TM helix domain-containing protein — translation MSNKDWFKLHSFAGFAFGILMLLVCLTGTLAVVSHEIQYLSHQKYRALSERQGPVPWQVLEQNLATAYPDYQISNLNVPEQWYLAGAVSLNAGSEFRFVYFDPASGALTGEGQWGTVSRFLRNIHMYLSLGSTGKIVVTSLSFLLLIILVSSFYVYRQWWRKGFQLPSGAKASSRTFWSDWHKWTGVWCWGFILLMFLTGLWYFTEHFLLKFKVDHYPKAPKLEQAITHKALPLTELMQAAQQARPELDIRALNYPQSDKAPVVVTGQDDTLLVRDRANRIYLHPVTADVLKIQKGAELKAVAYISDMADPLHFGNFAGLGVKLLYFVFGLGFTFLVAGGLWMHWLRTKRQQPQLMRWLGWTGAVSSVLVVTALVVTSVQFSQREVENMPLSPQLGSLAKS, via the coding sequence ATGAGCAATAAAGATTGGTTTAAGCTGCACTCTTTTGCTGGCTTTGCCTTTGGCATACTGATGTTGCTGGTTTGTCTGACCGGCACTTTGGCTGTGGTCAGCCATGAAATTCAGTATCTGTCGCATCAAAAGTACAGGGCCTTGTCTGAACGACAGGGCCCTGTGCCCTGGCAGGTGCTGGAGCAAAACTTAGCCACAGCTTATCCCGACTATCAAATCAGCAACCTCAACGTGCCAGAGCAATGGTATTTGGCGGGTGCTGTTAGTTTGAATGCAGGCTCGGAATTTAGATTTGTCTATTTTGATCCCGCTTCCGGTGCTTTAACAGGCGAAGGTCAGTGGGGCACAGTGTCGCGGTTTTTGCGCAATATCCATATGTATCTGTCGCTGGGCTCTACCGGCAAAATTGTGGTGACCAGTTTAAGTTTTTTACTGCTGATTATTTTGGTCAGCAGTTTTTATGTTTATCGGCAGTGGTGGCGTAAAGGCTTTCAGTTGCCTTCAGGGGCTAAAGCTTCCAGCCGTACTTTTTGGTCTGACTGGCATAAATGGACAGGCGTGTGGTGTTGGGGTTTTATTCTGCTGATGTTCCTGACTGGTCTTTGGTACTTCACCGAACACTTCTTACTGAAGTTTAAAGTGGATCATTATCCAAAAGCTCCGAAGCTGGAGCAGGCTATCACCCATAAAGCTTTACCCTTAACTGAACTGATGCAGGCTGCGCAACAGGCCAGGCCCGAACTGGATATCAGAGCTTTGAATTATCCACAGTCCGACAAAGCGCCTGTGGTGGTGACAGGTCAGGATGATACGCTGCTGGTGCGTGACAGAGCCAACCGCATTTACCTGCATCCGGTGACAGCTGATGTGCTGAAAATACAAAAAGGGGCTGAGTTAAAAGCTGTGGCTTATATCTCAGATATGGCTGACCCTTTGCATTTTGGTAATTTTGCCGGGCTTGGCGTCAAGCTGCTGTATTTTGTGTTTGGGTTGGGTTTTACCTTTTTAGTGGCTGGTGGGCTTTGGATGCACTGGCTGCGTACCAAAAGACAACAACCACAGCTGATGCGCTGGTTGGGCTGGACTGGCGCTGTTTCGTCCGTTTTAGTGGTTACAGCCTTAGTGGTGACTTCAGTGCAGTTTTCACAGCGTGAAGTAGAAAACATGCCTTTATCACCGCAATTGGGCTCATTGGCCAAATCTTAA